The Medicago truncatula cultivar Jemalong A17 chromosome 7, MtrunA17r5.0-ANR, whole genome shotgun sequence genome includes the window agttGTTGGtagatttttcaaattatatgtTGTGTCACAATTGTTGTGAGTTTTTGAATTATGTGTTGTCACACAAATTATCGAACTAACTAAACTAACGAAAACCGTATGGTTTGATTTGgtctagttaaaaaaaaaaaaattgaacaagggtctaattcaattttttttaaaatgtcaaccgaaccaaaccataTGTTTTCTTATATAACAGTCTATATGACTTTTAGCtttaaaaccgaaccaaaccgcatgcGAACACCACTAGCCATAACCACACCCTATGGACCATAAGTCCATAACAACTAATTTGATGTACCACTTGAATGAGTAGAAAGATCTCAGATTCAAACCTATTCGAAGTAGAAAAAAGCACTAATTACtaaaatttgttgttaaaaaaagaaaaaaaaattgaaaaaaagaagttaaattgAAGTATTATGAgacttaaaaaggaaataaaataaaataaatatcaaaggtTAAATTGAGAATGAAATACAACGGTCATATTTATGTTGAACCTTATTACCACCCGCCATTGCGTAGGAAAGAAGCCCAAAACCGCCATTGCGTACTAAACACGAAAACCTATAAATACCTCACTTCACTCACTTCTTTGCTACTCACttttgctctctctctctctctctctctctctgatcaATCTTCTTTCTGAGATCGTTGAACCTTTCTGAGATTTTGCGATTCAAAAGATTAATCGTTGAATCTTTCGAATCAACCACAAACAGCACAACACACTGATTCTTAcatttaatcataatcatatctatttctttattttcattttgtttccgTTTAATTCTTTCCGTTTAATTGCATTGCAGGTTTATTCTTTAATCATGAATTCGAGATACCCTTTTCTTACAAACCCTAGTTCTTCGAAAGATAAGGtaaatcaattctctctctcactttagggtttttgttgattaaaaaaTGTTAGGTTTTTCTTGATTCTGAAATGTTagggtttttcttttttctgaacAGTGGGACAGGTTTATCCCAAATAGATCTGCAATGGATTTCGATTATGCATGCTACATGGTGATGGAGGGTACAAAGGTAAGAAAGGAGAATCCCAACAGAAATTCTGAATACCAGAAACGACTTGCGGAAGCCTGTAACATGAATGACAGAACCCGAATATTGGCCTTTAAGAACAAGCCTCCAATACCGGTGGAACTTGTCCCTAAGGAACTTGTTTTCCCTTCTCCTCCTCCTCGTCCTCAATCCAAACCCTCTAAGCCCAGACGCATTTCTAAGGTTGTTAGTTCTTTCAAATTCTTCCTATTTatataatcaataatcaaattacTCGTTCAACTAACATGTTTTGAATACGTTTGTGGAAATGATTTTGCAGACTTGTACTAGGATCGTGGATGCCCCTGATATCTCAGGAGACTTTTACACGAATTTGTTAGATTGGGGTAGTGATAATGTTATTAGCATCGCCCTCCAAAATACCGTTTATCTTTGGAATGCTTCAGATTGTTCTGCTTCAGAACTCGTCACCGTGGATGAGGAACATGGTCCTGTTACAAGCGTTAGCTGGTCCCCAGATGGATGTCATTTAGCCATTGGTTTGAACGATTCTCTTGTCCAGTTTTGGGATACCACTGCTGAAAGAATGGTAAATTattgtaatttcttttaaaagtaTATACTCCATAAAATTCCATGTCCTTATCTAGTTTTATATCAGCGTAAACTGATCCCTACTTTATGTGCATCGGTGTGTGTTAATGGATGTGGCCTATCTAGGAAGAGTAATTATTTAACTCATCAGTTTTGCCTCGATCCACTCTTGTCTCAATATTATTTAACATTAGACCATATTCATTCACTGTCTTACATCTAAAAAATTCACCATGACAACAACtacttagaaaaacattgtttgaTAATTTGTCAATGCATGATTTAGTGAgtgtttaaattaatttttttaccaagACTGTGGTTAAAAAACTATCTCACTTGATGGTTTTCGTAATACTTTTATGTATTTACCTAGCAGTTATATTTCACAATGCACAATATATTGGTTACTTTTACAGTTTTTTAGACTAGAGATTACGGTTTTAGCTTCAATAATTATCTTGAATTTTGTTGTACCTAATATCTAAGCATGCAGTATTGTAGTTTGTAAGGCTAAGAAGGGATTTTAGGGattaaaaccaaatcaaaaaaaCTAAGTTTATAGGAATTGAAACCATTTATATTTATCTGTGATACACAATCGTCAAAATCAAGTTAATCAACATTCAACAGTAAACAAACATACTATCCTTTTAACCATTCTTTGCGTTGTTTTCCAACTTGAAATTGTTCTTAATTCTAATGTTTCTGTGATTTCAAATTGGTGACTGCTGCAGGTAAGAACATTGAGGGGTGGACACAGAGAAAGAGTCAGTGCACTGGCTTGGAACGGTCATACTCTGACAACAGGAGGAATGGATGGTAAAATAGTAAACAATGACGTTAGAGCGAGATCACACATCGTTGAAACCCTCAAGGGACACGATAGAGGGGTTTGTGGGCTCAAATGGTCACCCTCTGGACAACAATTGGCAAGTGGTGGAAATGATGATGTTGCTCAGATATGGGATAGGTCAGTGGCTTCTTCAAATTCACCTACCCGTTGGCTTCACAGGTTCGAGGAACACGAATCTGCTGTGAAGGCACTGGCTTGGTGTCCTTTCCAGGGTAATCTATTGGCTTCTGGTGGAGGTGCACTTGATCGTTGCATTAAGCTGTGGAACACACAAACGGGTGAAAAATTAAACTCTGTTGACACGGGATCGCAAGTATGTGCTCTGCTGTGGAATAAAAATGAGCCTGAGCTTCTTAGCTCTCATGGTTTCCATGAGAACCAGCTTATCCTATGGAAGTATTCTTCAATGGTGAAGATGGCAGAGCTCAAGGGTCATACCTCGAGGGTGCTGCACATGACACAGAGTCCAGATGGAGATATGGTGGCAACTGCTGCCGCAGATGAAACACTAAGATTATGGAATGTCTTTGGAACACGAAAACGTGTTGAGCCCTTTACTAGTTTCAACCGTATCCGTTGAAGATGAAGACTTGTGTTACTTCTGTACGAAAAATGattgtttaaataattttttatggtatCCCCTGTTCTAGTTTTTGCAGGTACACAGATGTTTGATGGGAAgatacatatatttatacagTAAGCAAGTGTATATGTTCATACATATTACATACATATCTTGGACTGAAGGGACATGATTGGATTTTGGAATGAGTCTGTGAATGTATGCATATACAAGACCTTTGGATTTAATTGCATGACTTTAAGATATAGTAATTTGATTAGGTTTTGTTCATCTTTTGCCTAGCCTGAGATATGTCATTATGCATTTCTTAAATTTTGTCTATTTATAGTTTGCATACCTAAAGTCTCACATGCAATTGTAGTTTGCATAACTAAAATCTCACATGTACCGAGTCTCACAGGCAATGGTCCTTTTCATGAAATTGCTGAAGTTTAGAAGTAATGTTTCTGTTAGAATCCAATAAATAGATATGGGTTGTGTTTGCTCACTTTGATGCACCCTCCGGGGACATGACAAGCAAACCATACACATCGTATCATCTCAGTTATAACACCTAAGGTATTACGAATCCCAGTTAAGATCTTGTTTTTTCCTCACAATTTCATCTGATGAGAGACTGGTGCACTGTCAGTTTTGAGGTTTGTATTTCTGTCTTTGTAATAATTGCCAGTTCTTTTTCCTGTGTGTGACTTCTTGCAGGTTGGTCTGAAGTTGACTTCTATATTACCATCTGACATCTATTATGATATGGAATATTGTATTGATTACTCTACACTTCGCAAAATACCGAAAGGTATGTCATGAGGGTGTCCAAGATGCTTTTGGTCTTCTTTTCTATACAAATTTTTTCTTGTTTGATCTATCCCTAGTTAGTTGAAAAGGAAGTGGGAGGCGGAAGTGCCTTGACAAGAAAAAACAATGGTGTTTTAGAAATAGGAACAATTCTGCACATGCGCTTCTTGCAGGTGTTATGATTGTTTGATGAACACAAAAATTCGTATTAGCTGAAAATTCATCTATTCCCTTGTATATTATACACTTTTAAATCTCACTGGTTCTTAGTTGCTCAATATTAGCATGCTTTAACTGCTGAATTGACAACAAAGTGCAATTTCAGTGATCATTTAAAAACTGCAAGTTGAGATATTCAAACTTAGTTCATCAAATATGTCCTGTTTTGTTCAGATTTAATCTAAAAggtgtatatatatttctttagaTAGATTAACGAGTTACCACGATCTGCTGTTCTTGCGAGTCTCTCAACATAGGCATCTACTATTACCAAGAGTCTACCTAGTCCTGAGCTGCACAGGCCAGAACTAGCATTACTAGATCTATGCTGGCATGTCAACTGGACTGTGCTTAGGGGCCAAACTATCATCAGTTAATCTTGTCACGGTATTATACATGAAATCCATATTTGTATTGACAAATTACATTGAATATCATCTGTGAGACACTGATCTtctaatgttttctttttatctcaGAGATGGACCGTTGATAGTATAGGTCTGCAAGTAAAAGAATGGAACTAAACCCATCTAGAGACACATGTAAGTGCTGACTATCTTCTACAAGTTTCTTGATGATAAATTTTCTGATTTCAtataatattgatttatttatttttattgtataGGTGAGAAAAGAATCTGCAGAGGACTTTCTGCATCTATTGAAAGAGTGGGAGAAGCTATGCAAACGGTACAATGTTGGTGACACAGAAAGAAAAACTTCATTATGGTCAAGGAACTCAGGAGGAAAGAAGCAAGTGAATTCTGAAGCTCATGATAGATTTGATGGTGAACTTGAAGTATCTATGACCAGTTGATATATGCTATAGTGATCCCAGTAAAACAGGGAAACATAGTCTATATTTGAAGGTAATAAATCTAATTTCAGTCAACTTttggctattttttttttctctaaataaaTCCCTAGTTTTCTTGAAGTAGTATTGAACTCATTGCAGTTATAGTTGCTTACTTGATTTTAGATAGGGTGATATTCATGTCTCCGCAAGTGACTAGGTTTTGCCATTGTTTGAAGCTCTGATATATTCTTTGATTATACAATTTTCTAATTAGAAGTTGACAACTGTGGGTTATAAAAAGGCATGCAAGTTTGAAAAGGCTTTGTTTTCTGCCTTCATCAGTGAAAGAGAAacgaaagaaaaatcaagtgaGATTTAAACGAAGACGGTCTTATAAATTAGTTTGAAAGATTACACAAAATAAGCATGAACAATTTTGaccacattaaaaaaaaatgatgtgagtATCCTTGAAAATACTGTTTATCTTTGGAATGCTTGAGGTGGACTCTTCTTCGAAACTGGTTTGCTGACACTCTGGAAATGGTTGGAAGAGCCCAAGGTTGCAGCATCCTGTTTAGTCATCATACAAAGTCATCACCCTTTTGATTTCTTCCACAGACTATCTAATAACAATTTTGATGCAATGCGAGTGATCTTATTGTAAAAGGGAtgtatgtattttattaaacaagcaatttcaatttcattttatgcTCTCTTCTGCATTTCTGCTGTAAGTTGGATGTCATTGTAAAAtacaatttatattaaatagaaaattccaatttcatttttctcctttttctgtTAGTGgcaaaaagtaacttaaaaccCACAAAGTAAATATATGGCAAGACTGTTCAGAGGAAAAATACTAAGAAATCCAAGGAAAGATTTAGGGCCTGTTTGAATTGTTCATGTTGTAGTTGCAGGCTCAATTCATGTTCTTAAATATTAAGATCAATAACTGACAATGTTGGTTAGATAATACCAACATTTTTAGTCAAGACTTGTGATTAAAACATGTATTTGATTTATTGCAAGGTGTGTGCAAGAAAAATGCAAGtgattatatgaaaaataaatggaatCAACCCCTGCATTCTTTCATCAGAAATCAACCTATATGACAAATCAAATCGCCTTGAtcatgttatttaaaaaaataaaaaaaatacaaatgctAGAGAGTATCCTGGAGA containing:
- the LOC25499951 gene encoding cell division cycle 20.1, cofactor of APC complex; translated protein: MNSRYPFLTNPSSSKDKWDRFIPNRSAMDFDYACYMVMEGTKVRKENPNRNSEYQKRLAEACNMNDRTRILAFKNKPPIPVELVPKELVFPSPPPRPQSKPSKPRRISKTCTRIVDAPDISGDFYTNLLDWGSDNVISIALQNTVYLWNASDCSASELVTVDEEHGPVTSVSWSPDGCHLAIGLNDSLVQFWDTTAERMVRTLRGGHRERVSALAWNGHTLTTGGMDGKIVNNDVRARSHIVETLKGHDRGVCGLKWSPSGQQLASGGNDDVAQIWDRSVASSNSPTRWLHRFEEHESAVKALAWCPFQGNLLASGGGALDRCIKLWNTQTGEKLNSVDTGSQVCALLWNKNEPELLSSHGFHENQLILWKYSSMVKMAELKGHTSRVLHMTQSPDGDMVATAAADETLRLWNVFGTRKRVEPFTSFNRIR